The DNA sequence AATTCTCGTGGCCTTCCGGCGCAACCTACGAGGGCGAGTTCAAATCTGGTCGAATGGAAGGGTTCGGAACCTTCACCGGATCCGACGGGGACACCTACCGCGGGTCATGGAGCTCCGACAAGAAGCACGGGTACGGCCAGAAACGCTACTCGAACGGCGATTTCTATGAAGGTTCTTGGAAGCGCAACGTTCAAGACGGGCAAGGTAGGTACGTGTGGAGGAACGGGAACGAGTACGTTGGAGAATGGAGGAACGGCGTTATCTCAGGGAGAGGGACGCTGACGTGGCGTAACGGAAACCGTTACGAAGGTCAGTGGGAGAACGGTGTTCCGAAGGGGCAAGGTGTTTTCACGTGGCCGGATGGGAGCTGCTACGTTGGATGCTGGAGTAGGGACCTTATGATGCACCAGCACCAGCTTAACGGTACTTTCTACCCTGGCAGGAGTAGTAATGGGAAGGGTCCCGTTTGGGGGGATAACTTCACCATAACGATGAGAAAGAGGTCCTCCGTCGACGGTGGTGCGGGTGCCGGTGCCGGTGCCGGTGCCGGGAAGATTTGTATCTGGGAACAGGATGGTGATGCCGGTGATATCACGTGTGATATTATTGATAATGTGTCGATGTTGTATCATGATGGAACTGGTTCGGATCGTGAAGATGGTGATAATGTGAAGCTGAATCAgattcagaatcagaatcagaatcagaagcAGAAGAAGCAGTTTCATACGGAGCCTCGTTGTTTCTCCAAGGAGGTGAAGAGGCCCGGTCAGACTATTTCAAAGGGGCATAAGAACTATGATTTAATGCTTAATCTGCAATTGGGAATAAGGTgagtctttatttattttttggtgtcTGAAATGAAATTTCGTCTTTCAATGCTCGCGATTTGAACTGTTTTTGGTTTTTGATTCTGCTAGGTACTCTGTTGGGAAGGAAGCTTCGATATCCAGAGTGCTGAAACAAAGTGATTTTGATCCCAAGGAGAAGTTCTGGACGAGGTTTCCGCCGGAAGGATCGAAGACTACACCGCCGCATCAGTCCATGGAGTTCCGGTGGAAGGATTATTGCCCCATGGTTTTTAGGTATTATGTCTGTTTAGTGTTTTCTTCAACACTTTTTTATTGGCCTCTTGCTTTCTGTTGATCGGATTCTGTTATTGTCCTTTTGATTTTTCAGGCAATTGAGGAAGCTATTTCAGGTGGATCCTGCCGATTACATGTTGGCCGTATGTGGGAATGATGCTCTTAGGGAGCTTTCGTCACCGGGGAAAAGCGGAAGCTACTTCTACTTGACCCAAGATGACAGATTCATGATCAAGACAGTCAAGAAATCCGAAGTCAAGGTTAGACTTATAGATACATATCTGTGCTATATAGACTTGTAGCCTTTGTCTCGTGTTGAATCTGTAAACGTCTTTTGGTGTGTGAATTTGCAATAGTGTGTGGGAAATAAGTTCCAAAGTTTGATTGCACTAGTCATATGCAGTGGTCAATGGCCAAATAGACATATGTTTCTGTCTCAGTGATGCCTTGGCTTGTTATGCAAGTCCAATGGAGTAGATTGTTGTTGTTAACTTCCTTTCATAATACACACAGTTGGATTTTGTGGAAAGGCTTCTAGCTTTTATAATTTACTGATTATAATGTATTGCAAAATCAAAGCATTCAATTCCCTGCATTTGCGACTCTCTGGTGTTATGGACATCTATGTTGATACTTGGATTTGGTGTCTAAACTATAGGTGCTTCTTCGGATGCTTCGAAGTTATTACCAACATGTTTCTCAGTATGAGAATTCACTTGTGACGAAATTCTATGGGGTACACTGTGTAAAACCGATCGGAGGCCAAAAGGTATATTTTTGTACATATATTCTTGTGTTTTTCGGGGTTGACTTTTTGCATCTCAGTTCCTGAGAATTTATCATTCATGAAATCCAGACCCGGTTCATTGTGATGGGCAACCTTTTCTGCTCAGAGTATCCAATCCATAGACGATTTGACTTGAAAGGATCCTCACATGGCCGTACAACTGATAAATCCGAAGAGGAGATAGATGAAACTACCACCCTCAAGGACTTGGATCTCAATTTTGTCTTTCGTATACAAAGAAATTGGTTCCAGGATCTCATGAAGTAAGTTGTTGAGCATGTCCTATctattatttggcattgaaaaaattacaaatctcttgatttaatcttgttttGCTATTATGTCCAGACAAATTGAGCGGGATTGCGAGTTCTTGGAAGCTGAGGGGATTATGGATTACAGTCTTTTGGTTGGCCTTCATTTCCGTGATGATAATACATATGACAAAATGGGACTGTCACCGTTTGTATTACGCTCTGGTATGGATTCATTTTCTCCTCATTGTATTCAGCTGGTAAGTTTTATGTTATTGTAAAAGTGATAAAAGTTATTCTGTTGAACCTTTTAGGTAAAGAAGATTCCTATCAGAGTGAAAAGTTCATGCGTGGTTATCGATTCCTCGAGGCTGAGTTACAAGACAGGGATAGAGTTAAATCTGGACGGTATGTTGACATTTGTTCCAGCtcctttaaattattttaattttaaattgatattgCAGCTTGTTTTAAGTTGTAACTCCTGCATCCATACAAAGTAGATGGAACTATGAATTCCCTCAATCAGTTTTTAGTTCCCACAAAGACCAAAGAAAGGGTGCATGGTTATTGCTGTCTCTTAAAAAGCCTAAGATGTTGTATAGACTTGTATATGCAATTATGCATGCTATGTTTGAGCTGTGACTTTTTAATGGCATTCTAGAAGCCTAGTATTTCCCATGGTATTGTTGAATTGATGATTTCCATGGTAATAATTGAAAGTAGCTTGAATTATCTTAGGCAAGTGGGTGGGATAGTTTGGCAGGTTGTGGGGGCACAGGTTGTGGTCCTGATTTCCTTAGAAAGAActtaaaagttattattattttaccttTAGCCTGGCAATAATTCCTTGTCAATGGTGATTGTCTCTTGAGATAATTATTTCTGTAGTACCTCTTCATGTATGTTCTTTCTGCTTTTGTAGAATTTTCACCCTGCAACTTGATGTATTAATTTTTGTTTCACTTGTTTCAGGAAACCATTGATTAGGTTGGGTGCCAATATGCCTGCAAGAGCAGAGCGCATGGCCCGGCGGAGTGATTTCGATCAATATACAACCGTCGGAATCAGCCATTTGACCCCTTATCGCAATGGAGAGACTAGCGATGTTGTTCTATATTTTGGGATTATTGACATCTTGCAAGACTATGATATCAGCAAGAAGCTGGAGCATGCGTACAAGTCTTTTCAGGTCGACTCTTCTTCAATCTCAGCTGTTGATCCAAAGCTCTACTCCAAGAGATTTCGCGATTTCGTAAGCAGAATCTTCATAGAAGACAGGTAGACATGAAAGAAAAAGTGTCCTTTTCGCATGATTGTTAAATTTGCCTGATTGATCCCAGTATCCCGGAAAAACAGCTGGAGATGGAATCCTTCTTGGAGGTTTATGGTTTGCCAGGGACATGTTGGTCAAGAACAGGCCATCATTTTTATGGCTTAACGAGCGAGCGAGGGAGCTCGCCCAGTATTCAGGTTGTTTTTGTGGCTGAATTTTAACATACAGCCATTGTCAATTATAAGGAAGGTGAATTGAATGCAAGGAGATCTCTGTATATGGAAGATGAAGGAAAGggtcttttttgtttcttttttcccCCTCTTGAAGGGGTTGTGGAATTTTTTTGTGGTTACATGATGTGAAGATGATAGGTGGAGGAATAGTTTAGTAATAAAGAAAATGTACAGTTTTTATAGAAAAAAGGATAATGGGTATgcgatttttttcttcttccatttttggttTACTAGTTTGAGATGTTTTGGAGAGACATGGTTATGAAGTGGACGAGTCACTTTCTTTTGAATGTAAATAGTACATATGGCACTCTTTCGTTTGAAGAACATTAAAATGTTTTGCAGTGAAAGCGATGAGGGTTGTGGACTTGTGGTGCATGGAAATGGTAGTGGTATGAAAAGCAGAGAAAGCAAGAGAAAGATTCGGTTGGCTTCCTTGTTTATCCTCCTCAATTTTCTCTACTTTCTCACGCCTTCCACTGTTTGtacaacaacaaaatattaattaagcTTGTTCAATGTTTGACTCTTCATTTTAAAATTCTTTCCTTTTCGGGGTTTATTGAGAAGATAAAAAGTACTCCTCCTACTTGTATTAGTACTAAGTTCTAATCTCGAAGCCTGTCTGATTGCTTAATCGTGGTCGTGGCGCTCCCTGATTCGCTGAAGTAAGTAAAACGGCTATGGATTTTAATGAAGAGGGGAATGGGATTTTGTAAAACAAATCTTATGTTATgtcttgtcaattttactttgGGAACCGTGTAAGATGCGTCCCATTTCTGAATGCTCTTTGAAATTCACTGCGCAGGTCAAACTCAGTGGCAGGTGAATATTGTGCTTTTCTCAATTcgcaattttatttattctttttctatttgtgtacttaaatatttttcattatttaattGGATGTAAAGCTTTATACACACACATTTACTATCCTTGATTCAATGTAATAGTTGAGGTGTATGTTAGTTTCatagtatataaaaaataaaaaataaaaatttatatataattatttttatataaaattaataattaaaaataattaaatataaatttaattaaatttattaaattatttaacagtttttaactattaattttacgaGAAGAGTCTCCGCCATGAGACATGAAGCAAACAATGTACGCTACGTCACTGTGAGTGCAGGAAGGCCCTACCCTTCTGTTCCTCTTCTTTCCCTCATTTCATTTTAATccactaattattaattaaccaACCAATTTCACCTACAACTTCTTTAATTAcctctttaatttattattcataaaaaattctctaaaataataatattaatagaaaataatattttaattatttttaaatttataatatttattatttataaattttattattttaattcaaaaataattaataatgtatttttttctctaataataatataattttaaaagagtcAGAATCTTATTCATATTCTACTACTAGCGTGTGCCtcccaaaattaaattatttgaccTCAGTATTTGACAACTAATTTATCCTCTACATAAATTTTCCTACATATTTTTTTGTTACATTTAAGAGGATTTTTAGAAAACCATACTACTTTTTGGATACTCTTTCGAACTTTATTATCAATTAAGAGTTTAATTAATCTAATTTCAAGAACTAGAACTCCCTTCTCAGCATAGCTTTTATATATCCTTTTATTATTCTAATTCAAATTCATGATCACTATGAAGAAATATGgtaattatcaatttatcattaCTCTTTAAAATTTATGTTTCAATAAAATATGTGTCAAATAGATGATAATGAAACGTTTCATTGGAAGATGGCAAGCACGTGTTAGATTGATTCATCCTTGACCAACAagttcataaaaattaattaaagtgtCAAAGTGTTGCATAAACAAGCATTAAGCCTCACCATATATTAATTATTCATGGATCCGtacaataacaaattcaaaataaataaataaaaaaaaatccccGAAATTGTGCATCTCCGTATTTAATAGGAACACGCCTTTGCCCTTTTTATTTTGTCTAAGCAGAGAGGCAATTGCTTTTTCCATGTGCTCTCTGTCATTCCCACCATATTATTGaacaataattattaattacttgTATTTAATTATGACAAATGTTAAAGTTGTTAATCGaaaagattttattaaaaaatatgaaatttacaTTTTGGGTAaagtttattttttgtttttgaaatttaataaaaattttaaaatattcttattgttttttttttattttagttttgttccaaaaattttcgatttatatcaaatatattcttaatagctaattttttcaaaaaatttagtacCAAtttcaacaatttcataagaataacTTTCAACACAAAcgaatcaagcataattttcattcATTTTTGTTAGATGGatcctaaattttttgaaaatttattggtTAGAATATATttgattcaaattaaaaatttttgaaacgaaattgaaacaaaataaaacttaaaaaggtattttaaaatatttattaaattttaaagacaaaaaaaatataccttatttttatatttttttatgtattttatatatttattaaaataaaatatttacaatcttttactaataataatattaatatatatttttaccaTGCATGTGAGttaaactttaattattttattacttaCCAAAAGACGAGTTTTGTGACAAATAATCACTGCATATTGTAAGTACATATAActtgtttaattaattaaataattaaattaatctgCACCCCCACATTGATTCAGACTGAAAAAAGCGACCATTCATCTCGATTTATGTTCAGCATGAGATTGAAACAAATCGGTTTCTTGATCTCTTACAATGATGGGTTCCTTAAATCCCGTTTTAGAGAATATGGTAATGATAATGGCATTTGTTACTTCAAGTTCAATATTATTACAaaccatataataataataataataataatatgttacAGTGGCATATGCATCAAATTCCGTACATATTGAAATTACTACTTTATTCTTCGAGTCAAACTCAAAACACAATAAGTGCTGACCGACACAAGTATATAAGAATGGATCTGGTGTGATGCTGTATAAATAATCAATCATAATGTTCAATTTATAAAACACATCGTATTTAATTTGGTTAGGGATATAAAATACTATATTACagattaaaattcattttttatattaattattatgtatttatgtatgtttatatatattatttttatgtattttttgtaTAAGTGGTTGATTTAATAAATAAACGTTGTTGTATATATGATATAATTGTCATGATATATATGATGTTGGtggttatatatatatggtaagttgataaaaaaaattttgattacgATATtgtgtcataaaattatttttttaaacgtTTAAATCGATAGAAAGAGATACATAAATAGATAGATATAGAATGGTTATATTTCTAACAAATCTGCTTAtataagagttttttttttggtttatgtgattttttatatagatttttttttacaatGAAATTCTTTTTTTAGGATTAATAAATATCGAATTTTAGACCTTTATATTATAAAAACTTTAATATCATGTCATGAAACCATTTCttctaaaaatttaacaaattaacagaaaaatatacataaataattatatttctaacattttctaaaaattttgattattctattatgatatgtataattatttttgtgattaattattttatgaaaaaaaatctaTTTCCTCACAATCAAATaaagaattgaaagaaaataaaggaaaattttAACATACAACTAAATAGGTAAATCTAATAGTATTCATTATTGCACATCTCCCATGCCCTAAccacatttaattaattaattaattaggtaCCCTATTTTCTCTGATGAGGTACATGTGAGCTATTTAAGTTTTTCCTTTTGCGTGCATTTGCATGTAATACCGTACTTAATTAAAATGAGTTAGGTGCATAACATAACTAATAATTAGTGCTAATAAGTAGAACTAGAACGTATAATATAATGCtatacaataattatatatacatatattattactTACCAAACTTTCACATTTCTCACGTGGTGATTTAATTTACTGATTTAAAGGTATTACAATTATGATGAATaacttatattaattaataagctATTTATTTCGTTGTTTATACTATCACGTAATTCTTGTGAGGTACGTACTGTATATATTTATTTCGTCTCTGTCTCAAAACAAATTTCATTCCTTCAAATTAATTGATATACATGGATTTAGGGGTGAGCATGGGTAGCGGACTAGCGGGTACCCAATTACCCGTCCGAATCTGAACCGaactaattaaattggttctgaaattaacgggtaatcgggtccaacccgaaccaaaccaatgaCTTTTATTAGTGATTGGTTCGGGGTAcggaacccgaaccaacccgcgaactcgatcatatattaattaaatatatatatatatatatatatatatatatatatatatatgactttttcattagacaatgattattcattattaatatgtttggattttaatgagtttagtttttaatgtatttggtgtttaacatgtttgtattatttctattgatgttacatgtttattgtactagttgaatttttaagataaaaatttggtttctttttatgaatttcaaagtcatcggtACCCAATTACACaattacccgaaccgaaccaatccgttcttaatcaGTTTGGTTTGGTTCAGATACATTTACAAAAAAtacaaatccaaaccaaaccaaaccaattacattttgatcgatttgattttaattttaccataaacccgaaccaaaccgacACATACTCGCCCCTACATGGATTTGTATAAGGTAAGTAGTGAAGAATACTAGTGTGACTTATATAGAGAGGCCaataatattcatcaattaaataataattatatgaatACAAACACTACCCATAACTATATCTTCAATGGTTGgttcattctttttctttcacTATTAAAGGTACAAGTAAGGTAGATATATAGTATGAATTGAATTGGTTTGTGTAACATAGCTTCCAAATTTGGGCCAGCTTAAAGTCTCAAATGCACAGCTAAAAAGTGAAATAGCAATAGCACAGTAATAACGTTGCATTCAGAAACTTTTGTCACTTTTTCACTTTTGGTAGGTTATTAATAATATTCAACAATAATGTCCAAACCAGTAATAACATTCCAAACCCTAGTTTTTATGTTTCCGTTTTCATTATTTAATGTTTACCTACCTAGCTagggttaatttttttaaatattagatgaTATTTGGTATAATACGTGATCATGATGCACATGTACATGTGTGTTTTAGGACGATATTGGAAGTTAGTAGAAATTGTTCCCTACGATTTGTAAACAGCaagaaatctaaaaaaaaataaaaataaaaataaaaacggtAACTAGAAGTATGGTAGTAACGAGTTGATATATGATGGAGGCGATTTACGAAGGAGataaaaaaatttgagttttagtggctataaatttcaaattttgttatctttttcGCAAATTGCTCCCACCAAACATCAAATTCTCTCTACCATATTTCTATTtatctcctttgttttcttctttttgttatatatatatatatatatattttttttttatctctttgctATTGTTTATAAATCACAAAAAGCGATTACTACAAAGGATAATGttagataaacaaaaaaaaacagtcagaaacttgtcttatttagtattaattaattattacaataattaataaatgttaaataagataaattatgactatttttgactgattttctttggttaccaaacatttccgttAAAGAAAAAATGGCCTAGGTAGCAGCTAGCATTATGTATAATTGCATTTTTCTTCCCTTGCCGTGTATGGTATGGTTcggcttcaataataatgaatgcaacttctatatatatatacactgttTCTATATGTATACACTGTTGGCCATGTCAGCATAAAGATATATGAGAGAGAGTgaatgataattattgatataattatcatacattattattattattattattattattattattattattattattattattattattattattattattattattattattattattaattacccaTAATCCAAGCATACGTGCATGCATGTCTTATCTTAATAGTTATctctttatataaataattttaaaaatttattaccaCAGATATTGGGTATGTATGTAACCATGTCATGAAAGCGCATAAACTGATCttcgtttttcttttttaattattccATCCGTTAAATATTACTCAAGAAGTaccttaactcttttttttttttatttaatatgtaCTTCTTGAGATAAAAATGTAATAGTTAGCTATGTACAAAAGTAATACTTATACATAGCTAGCTTGTAGACACTTATTtgtgtcataaaattatttttgttaaaaatttaaatagataaaaaGAAACACATGAATAGGTATATATCTTTAATATTTAAGGATATGTTTTTAAGtttgtatcaatttttttataatttttttgtttgtcttAATCTTTCTTTTTGAATCAATAAAACAtcgaattctaaatttttaaattataaagatttt is a window from the Arachis hypogaea cultivar Tifrunner chromosome 17, arahy.Tifrunner.gnm2.J5K5, whole genome shotgun sequence genome containing:
- the LOC112764335 gene encoding phosphatidylinositol 4-phosphate 5-kinase 1, producing the protein MKSDAEKDLLKPSPPATAVVSTGRSRRVTPTSLVTEPDSAVERLLPNGDLYTGNFSGNAPSGSGKYLWSDGCMYEGEWKRGKASGKGKFSWPSGATYEGEFKSGRMEGFGTFTGSDGDTYRGSWSSDKKHGYGQKRYSNGDFYEGSWKRNVQDGQGRYVWRNGNEYVGEWRNGVISGRGTLTWRNGNRYEGQWENGVPKGQGVFTWPDGSCYVGCWSRDLMMHQHQLNGTFYPGRSSNGKGPVWGDNFTITMRKRSSVDGGAGAGAGAGAGKICIWEQDGDAGDITCDIIDNVSMLYHDGTGSDREDGDNVKLNQIQNQNQNQKQKKQFHTEPRCFSKEVKRPGQTISKGHKNYDLMLNLQLGIRYSVGKEASISRVLKQSDFDPKEKFWTRFPPEGSKTTPPHQSMEFRWKDYCPMVFRQLRKLFQVDPADYMLAVCGNDALRELSSPGKSGSYFYLTQDDRFMIKTVKKSEVKVLLRMLRSYYQHVSQYENSLVTKFYGVHCVKPIGGQKTRFIVMGNLFCSEYPIHRRFDLKGSSHGRTTDKSEEEIDETTTLKDLDLNFVFRIQRNWFQDLMKQIERDCEFLEAEGIMDYSLLVGLHFRDDNTYDKMGLSPFVLRSGKEDSYQSEKFMRGYRFLEAELQDRDRVKSGRKPLIRLGANMPARAERMARRSDFDQYTTVGISHLTPYRNGETSDVVLYFGIIDILQDYDISKKLEHAYKSFQVDSSSISAVDPKLYSKRFRDFVSRIFIEDR